The Macrobrachium rosenbergii isolate ZJJX-2024 chromosome 8, ASM4041242v1, whole genome shotgun sequence genome includes a region encoding these proteins:
- the LOC136840805 gene encoding NAD kinase-like isoform X6, with translation MRNSAMVMTIQDPASQRLTWYKPPLSVLVIKKVRDAQVIQPFIQLVKWLTLEKRMLVFVEASVLEDPLVTNHSGFPSLKDKLMSFREGQDDLTDRIDFIICLGGDGTLLYASSLFQQSVPPVMAFHLGSLGFLTPFKFDNFQDQVTHVLEGHAALTLRSRLRCIILRKEQETGKNSCPPTNLLVLNEVVIDRGPSPYLSNIDLYLDGKRITSVQGDGLIVSTPTGSTAYAVAAGASMIHPSVPAIMVTPICPHSLSFRPIVVPAGVELKIAVSRDSRNTAWVSFDGRKRQELLHGDSLRVTTSIYPVPSICAEDQIADWFASLDECLRWNDRKRQKHFDEPEDLSSPDLTHSSSSDTLDSLSERNEGCDS, from the exons GACAATCCAAGACCCAGCCAGTCAAAGGCTGACGTGGTACAAACCTCCCCTCTCCGTGTTGGTCATCAAAAAGGTCAGAGATGCCCAGGTCATCCAACCTTTCATCCAGCTGGTCAAGTGGCTGACTTTG GAAAAGCGGATGCTGGTCTTCGTGGAAGCGTCTGTACTGGAGGACCCCTTGGTCACCAATCACTCCGGTTTCCCCAGCCTCAAGGATAAGCTGATGAGCTTCAGGGAAGGCCAGGATGATCTTACGGACAGAATCGACTTCATCATATGCCTTGGTGGTGATGGGACTCTTCTGTATGCCTCTTCTTTGTTCCAG CAAAGCGTTCCTCCAGTGATGGCATTTCATCTTGGATCTCTTGGCTTCCTCACTCCATTTAAATTTGACAATTTCCAGGACCAAGTTACCCATGTTTTAGAAG GTCACGCTGCCTTAACTCTGCGCTCTCGGTTACGATGCATAATTTTACGGAAGGAGCAGGAAACTGGGAAGAACAGCTGTCCCCCCACGAATCTGCTGGTGCTTAACGAAGTGGTCATTGATCGTGGTCCGTCACCTTACCTCTCCAATATAGATCTATACCTGGATGGAAAGAGAATTACATCTGTGCAAGGAGATG GCCTGATTGTGTCAACCCCCACTGGAAGTACAGCTTACGCAGTTGCTGCTGGAGCCTCCATGATTCATCCATCTGTACCAGCAATCATGGTTACGCCCATTTGTCCACATTCGCTCTCATTTAGACCAATTGTTGTTCCTGCTGGTGTTGAGCTGAAG ATTGCAGTATCTAGAGACAGCAGAAATACTGCTTGGGTTTCTTTTGACGGAAGAAAAAGGCAAGAACTTCTTCACGGAGACAG CCTTCGTGTTACCACATCTATATATCCTGTCCCTTCAATCTGTGCTGAGGATCAGATTGCAGATTGGTTTGCTTCTCTTGATGAATGTTTACGATGGAATGACCGAAAGCGACAGAAGCACTTTGACGAGCCCGAAGATCTCTCCTCGCCAGATCTTACTCATTCCTCAAGTTCAGATACTTTAGATTCTctcagtgaaagaaatgaaggcTGTGATAGTTAG